A window of Argopecten irradians isolate NY chromosome 1, Ai_NY, whole genome shotgun sequence contains these coding sequences:
- the LOC138328827 gene encoding putative nuclease HARBI1: MAIAYAIRRRRLRRNAVQRTFRCRFMSESMCEREFRERYRFSLINIQFILNLIRPSLITMTRRSKAVSPLLQLLVALRYFATGSFFRLIGDSVGLSEATVSRCVHRVATALCGIGRRYISFPTDRQLLKTKQEFYNLSRFPNVVGCVDCTHIRIQGPTANEKDFVNRKGFHSLNVQMTCDAKFHITSCVAKWPGSVHDSRIFRDSQLCSSFENGTYDGLLLGDSGYPCRHFLMTPYGNPVSNEQRQFNNSLCRARTTVEQTFGILKRRFACLSLCLRVSPTKAALITVACAVLHNLALELNENLDCVNDQNTCNGNADVANHVHYVGPDGDGVRVEKSHL, translated from the exons ATGGCGATTGCATATGCTATTAGGAGGCGACGATTACGTCGGAATGCTGTTCAAAGAACATTTAGGTGCAGGTTTATGTCAGAATCTATGTGTGAGCGTGAGTTCCGGGAAAGGTATAGATTTTCGCTTATAAACATTCAGTTTATACTCAATCTAATTCGTCCGAGCTTGATCACTATGACAAGACGCAGCAAGGCTGTCTCCCCATTATTGCAACTTTTGGTTGCTCTCCGGTATTTCGCGACTGGATCCTTCTTTCGACTGATTGGAGATTCTGTTGGTCTGTCAGAGGCGACAGTGTCTCGATGTGTACATAGAGTGGCCACAGCATTGTGCGGAATCGGGAGGCGATACATAAGTTTTCCAACAGATCGACAACTTCTGAAAACCAAACAGGAGTTTTACAACTTGAGCA GATTCCCAAATGTTGTTGGATGTGTTGATTGCACACATATAAGGATCCAAGGTCCCACTGCAAATGAAAAGGATTTTGTAAACAGGAAAGGGTTTCATTCTCTGAATGTACAG ATGACATGCGATGCAAAATTCCATATAACAAGCTGTGTTGCTAAATGGCCTGGATCTGTACATGATTCTCGGATTTTTAGGGACAGTCAGCTCTGTAGTAGTTTTGAGAATG GAACATATGATGGACTCCTACTTGGAGACTCGGGATATCCATGTAGGCACTTCCTTATGACACCATATGGTAACCCTGTGTCAAACGAACAGCGGCAATTTAATAACTCACTTTGTAGAGCCAGGACCACAGTAGAGCAAACATTTGGTATTCTAAAAAGGAGATTTGCCTGTCTGTCTCTTTGTTTGAGAGTGTCGCCAACCAAGGCTGCATTGATAACGGTTGCATGTGCAGTGCTGCATAATCTAGCTCTAGAGTTAAATGAGAATTTAGATTGTgttaatgatcaaaatacatgtaatggaAATGCTGATGTAGCAAATCATGTCCACTATGTTGGTCCTGATGGTGATGGTGTAAGAGTCGAGAAATCACATCTGTAA